ccaatgtccttaTAGACCAttatgcccccttggaccaagacactgcatgccaaatttcaagtcaatcggacCAACAGTTGTGTAGTTAcagctgttttcatgttttttttcaagttatagcgtaTATGTATAATAATGTATATGATGTGCATAAGGTTTGCACCATAAACCACAGTAATACTTATAATGTACATATGACACAGACACAGAATATAACTGTAATGTCTCCTCTGTCTCTGTCTTATACAGTTAAAAACTGAGGTTGGTATCTGTGGTTACATGGATTTGATTGGTTCCTACCTTACTAAAGAAGAGTTCCTCTGTAGAAATTGGCAAATGTTCTTCATCCCCAGCTTCCGTCACGAGCGGGGTGCAGCAAGGCTCTATTGTGGGCCCGattttatttgctttatatATGCTCCGTCTCGAGTATCATAAAGTCCCATATCATATTTACACAGATGACTCCTAATTATAAACCTGGCAGGAAGTCTTTAGCTTGTGTGAATGACATCAAAGGTTGGATGGGTGAAGTTTCATGCTTTCATTTCAATGAGGCTTGACTATTGTAATGCCCTATATACTGGCTTCAAAAGGTTTTCTCTTTTACACTTGCAACAAGCTCAAAACTCTGCAGTTTAGTTCTTGATGGGGACAAAAAAGAGGGTTTTCACTTAGATCTTCCTCTGATGAGTTATTAACCGTCCTGAAGTCTCGGTTGAAATCCAAAGGTGAAATCCTTGACCTTATAGTTTCTGTGTCTCTCTGTTCCAGCGTTCTGGTCCTTCATTTGGTTCGTGGGCTTTTGTTTCTTGGCCAATCAGTGGCAGGTGGCCAAACCGGAGGACAACCCTCTGCGAGCGGGCGGAGACGCGGCACGGGCGGCCATCACCTTCTCCTTCTTCTCCATCTTCACCTGGGTCTGTACCTGCTTTGATTAAACATAAGAACTTTGTCCCGGAGCCGTGTTGATTATTTCAGCCGTGTTCACGTGTGTTTCAGGGAGGCCTTACGCTGTTCTCTTTGGAGAGACTTAAGCGTGTGTGTTTTGAAGAGGAGTATGAGGAGCTCTTCACACACACGGATAAACGTGTTCCCAGTGAGAGTCGAGCCTCAGCTGTCGTCCTGAAGAATGAATTCGTCCCAGAAGCTCATTAAAGAGTCTTTACTCAGAATTAATGCAGTCGAGATCTTTACGGTTGCTCTGCTTCAAGCGTGTTTTTAGGGTTACTAGTTCAGATCTGCTGTAATGCGCTCATACAGGAGAGTACGGCCGCTCTGCACAACAACACGTTTGTTAGTGTTATGAATAAGTTAACATTTAATTTCCAGAATGTTGCATATTTCCAAGTCAAATTAATAGAAATAATGTAGGCAGGAATTGATTTGTGCTGATGTTTATCGACTGTCTGTTCTTCCGTTACTGTAacggcccgttcacaccaagaacgttaattataacgataactatattagcatcttCACCAGTCTGTTTATTATAGGCGCGCTGCTTTTTTGTCatctgtcactttaaatgctcgagctctttaaagcaggattgGATTGGCTGTCGAAACTgagaaattatgacaaaaagtcaaaactatgacatactaagttatATTTATGAGATGAAACGGTCAAAGTTATGACAAAGTCGAAATTGTGAAATAGTAAGTTagatttatgaaataaaaagtaaaaattgacaaagttgaaattattacaaatatttgAAATTATGACACATGACAGTCATTTATGAGACGATACGTCAAAATTATTAGTCgaaatttacataaaaagtcaaaatttttaaaaaaaatgagacaAAAAATCTGTATTATGACAAAATTGTGACATactaaattataaattattgtttgtcaatgtttttatcattcatcagcaggaaaaaatcgttctgaaagtgattccatcGTTGTTTTCTCTGTGCCGTTATCGTTATCGCTGTGGTTTTcaaaactatatctttatcatgATAGTGTTTGGTGTGAACGGGTCTTTACTCAAGCTTCGTTTTCTGTTTTCTGACTAATCAAACTGAATCTtatctttctctcttttcctcATATCATATTTTCTTTCCATTCTTTccactgtctttttttttttatttttatgttgaatGGAACCCAAATCCATCATTCGCATGTTTAAAAACACCCTTCATCATCCAGGCTGCTCAGGCCTTCCTGGCGTTTCAGAGGTATAAACTGGGTGCGGATTCGGCCCTGTTCTCCCAGGACTACGCCGACCCCAGTCTGGACGCGGCCGAGGTGCCCTACAGCTCCTACAGCGCCGGAGACGGTCTGGAGAGTCCAGGAGGAACCGGCTCCTACCAGCAGAGCGGCGACTGCGGGTTTGACGGGTCAGCGGGGTACCAGCGGCAGGAGTACTGACCCGTGACTGACTGACCCAGCCTTCACTAGCTGAATATTCtgtaaaatattacacaaatgcattgattACAGTAGCGATGCATGATTTATGTTGAAGATGAGGTCATTTGTGTAAAGAGTTACGCCTCAGGTGAGCGTTAATGActcacactcttaaaaataattctTTATTAGTGACCTTGAGCGAACGCAGAATCTGTCTGACGGCTTTCCATGGAAGAACATTCCCGCCACATAAGACAAAAATCACGCAatttaaattatgacataaaaagtcaaaattatgacatactgatttatgagatgaaaaatcgaaattatgacaaatatttgaaattatgacagttgaaattgacattaaaaatgaaaattatgacattttaagTTGTTTAGCCTATAAGAtcaagtcgaaattatgacaaaaagttactaaattatatttatgagaatgagtcaaaattatgacagttgaaattgacaaaaagtcaaaattattaaataaaatcttgaaattatacaTACTTGTTTATgagataaaaatcaaaattatgtcagaaagtaaaaattatgagTTATATTTATGAAATGAAGTCAAAATTAATagttgaaataaacatttgaaatgattATATTTGAGATAacagtcaaaattatgaaaaatacattaaaaattaaaatgatgacATACTAAGTTGAAAAATGAAGATTATGATCGTTGAAAtggacaaaaagtcaaaattatgaaataaaatcttgaaattaagtcaaaattacaacaaaaactCGACATTGTAACATGCTAAAGTTATATTTATGAGATGAAAATt
Above is a genomic segment from Chanodichthys erythropterus isolate Z2021 chromosome 21, ASM2448905v1, whole genome shotgun sequence containing:
- the LOC137011431 gene encoding synaptogyrin-1-like isoform X3, which translates into the protein MLFSLVIFGCIANEGYINRPDEVEQFCIFNRNQNACNYAVSMGTLAFLCCMAFLALDAYFPQISSVKDRKKAVLADVGTSAFWSFIWFVGFCFLANQWQVAKPEDNPLRAGGDAARAAITFSFFSIFTWAAQAFLAFQRYKLGADSALFSQDYADPSLDAAEVPYSSYSAGDGLESPGGTGSYQQSGDCGFDGSAGYQRQEY
- the LOC137011431 gene encoding synaptogyrin-1-like isoform X1 → MDGMQQCAFGAGRAGGAFDPLTFIQQPHTGLRIVSWLFSLVIFGCIANEGYINRPDEVEQFCIFNRNQNACNYAVSMGTLAFLCCMAFLALDAYFPQISSVKDRKKAVLADVGTSAFWSFIWFVGFCFLANQWQVAKPEDNPLRAGGDAARAAITFSFFSIFTWAAQAFLAFQRYKLGADSALFSQDYADPSLDAAEVPYSSYSAGDGLESPGGTGSYQQSGDCGFDGSAGYQRQEY